A region of the Levilactobacillus yonginensis genome:
GTCCGCAATATCTCCTTTACTTTCGAATTGGTCTATTCTTTCCATTAATTCCGCGTAAAGATCGGAAAAGAGTGCGAACATAGCACGATCGTGGTAGTCTTCAAACTGAACTCCGTATTCACCATAGTTTTCAAGGCGTAAGTGACTTTTGATAATGGCATTGAATATATTCTGTTTACCAAAATATTTAACGGTCTTATCAACAATGAGCTGTTCAACCGTGTGAGTTTTGTCAAGCATGACTAACAGTATTCCCGCGACCTGAACATTAATCTCGTCGCTGAAGTCATCGTAGAGAGTTTGAAGATAAGTGTTGGTTAGTTCCTTTGAACCCTCAAATGCGAATCTCTTGGTTTCTTGCACAACAATTACATAGTCAGTTGCAACCATTATGTTGTCGACTTTTATATCTGTTGCTGGTGGAGTGTCTATAAAAATAAAGTCATAGTTGTCTTTGATTTTATCTAGTAATTTTTTGAAGTAAAAGGTTCGTTCATGGACACCCTTTATATGGTCGGCTACCCATGTGCCCCAGTTCCGAAAATCAGAATCTCCTGCAATGGCATCTAGATTTTCTGTTAGATGCGTGATCCCCTTACTTAGATCCTTATCATTTAAGCATCTTGTTATAGAAGCGGGCCAATTTGATTTATTAAAGGTCATGCCGAGCATGAATGTACTGTTTGCTTGGAGATCCATATCAATATGTAAAACCTTTTTATGGAAAACGGTGGCAAGAGTGATTGCGAACATCACATTGTTGGTCGTCTTGCCAACGCCCCCTTTTTGGTTGCTTAAAGCGATTACGTACGTCATTGATAACACTCCTCTCATAAGTATACTTCTGATATAAATATAGCATACCACATTAAAACCTGAAATCAAGCTTTTTTATCAAAAGTATACTAGTTTATAAGTATACTAATATACTCTTATACTTTTACATTAGTATACTCGTGGATTTGTGGATTAATATACTAAAAAACATCAAAAGTATACTTTTGATGTTTTTGTTTACATTTTCTTTGTTATGGTGTATGGTTACCTTAAATAAAAGAAAAGCGCCACCCAACGGCAATTGGGAAGCACTCGACAAAAAAATCTTTTTCATTCAACTAAAGAGATTATACCAGCAAAATGGTGAGATGTCGAGAATGGTGTGATTTCAAAACGGTAGGGGACAAGCTGCCGGGTAAAGACTAAGGGGACACGTGTGGTGAGCGACTTCTGCGCAAATTCACTGGATCTATTT
Encoded here:
- the prgP gene encoding ParA superfamily DNA segregation protein PrgP produces the protein MTYVIALSNQKGGVGKTTNNVMFAITLATVFHKKVLHIDMDLQANSTFMLGMTFNKSNWPASITRCLNDKDLSKGITHLTENLDAIAGDSDFRNWGTWVADHIKGVHERTFYFKKLLDKIKDNYDFIFIDTPPATDIKVDNIMVATDYVIVVQETKRFAFEGSKELTNTYLQTLYDDFSDEINVQVAGILLVMLDKTHTVEQLIVDKTVKYFGKQNIFNAIIKSHLRLENYGEYGVQFEDYHDRAMFALFSDLYAELMERIDQFESKGDIADDYVYTPKYLNGKKLTPLGKEISADGLD